Proteins encoded within one genomic window of Sulfurovum sp. XGS-02:
- a CDS encoding DUF4382 domain-containing protein has translation MKRFHTLIGILLSFTLMTLISGCGSDIINDTTDSTASTGTVALRLTDAPTDDKNVKGVYVTFDAIRYQYADSSEGWKDVDLNESRTINLLDLQDGNTTLLNKVELPAGEIDHVRFVINTNECYVDLVVGGMQPLEVPSGDQTGYKAIGGFTIPAGGTVNVTADFDVRKSVTVTGNVKKNVNVTYKLNPTIKIIDNIEVGEINGTMTLNLDENVSSVIVYAYEDGSWDSNESNATNNFGKAILSTDATDGSYTLPWLTIGTYDLVVTSQDVNGTFKDILGYLNDIVVLPGETTTQDITDETILTTLP, from the coding sequence ATGAAAAGATTTCACACTCTGATCGGTATACTTCTATCGTTCACACTTATGACACTCATCTCCGGATGTGGAAGTGATATCATTAATGATACTACTGATAGTACCGCCAGTACAGGGACAGTTGCTCTACGTCTTACAGATGCACCTACGGATGATAAAAACGTAAAAGGTGTGTATGTTACTTTTGATGCGATACGTTACCAATATGCAGATAGCAGTGAGGGGTGGAAAGATGTGGACCTGAATGAATCAAGAACCATTAATTTACTTGATCTGCAAGACGGAAACACGACACTTTTAAATAAAGTTGAGTTACCAGCAGGAGAGATAGATCATGTACGTTTTGTAATCAACACAAATGAGTGTTATGTTGATCTGGTAGTCGGAGGTATGCAACCTTTAGAAGTTCCAAGCGGTGATCAAACAGGATACAAAGCAATCGGAGGATTTACGATACCAGCAGGTGGAACGGTGAATGTTACAGCAGACTTTGATGTAAGAAAATCTGTGACTGTGACCGGAAATGTTAAGAAGAATGTAAACGTTACCTATAAGTTAAATCCTACTATCAAGATCATTGATAATATAGAAGTAGGTGAGATCAATGGTACAATGACATTGAATCTAGATGAAAATGTTTCATCTGTAATTGTTTATGCTTATGAAGATGGAAGCTGGGATTCTAATGAATCAAATGCAACCAATAATTTTGGGAAAGCAATTTTAAGTACGGATGCTACAGATGGAAGCTATACGTTGCCATGGCTCACTATAGGTACATATGATCTTGTAGTCACTTCACAGGATGTTAATGGTACATTTAAAGACATCTTAGGATACTTGAATGATATCGTTGTATTGCCAGGTGAAACAACAACGCAAGATATTACGGACGAAACAATATTAACTACACTCCCTTAG